A stretch of the bacterium genome encodes the following:
- a CDS encoding Na+:solute symporter, which produces MLSSLDWTIIIGYNLLSLAVGIAMTRRAHRSTEEYFLAGRALPWWIAGTSMVATSFSCDTPLYVTKLVRTIGIYENWQWWCFGIGSLFSAFFLAPLWRRAKVLTDVELTELRYGHTPITRGLRGFRALWLALPINVIAMGWVFLALAKIMNAAIGWDKVETIALFAGLAFVYTMLSGLWGVALTDMVQYILAQIGAIAFAVFAVREVGGLAVLHTTLIERGEAAKLALVPDPGTSALASADFWTPAFLGFLVYSGVTWWANVNSDGGGKIIQRQNACKNEQHAFLATLWYSLTNLAFRTWPWVLVALCTLIAYPVLDDHEMAYPKLMMEVMPSGWLGLMVASLLAAFMSTVSTQLNWGASYLVHDFYRHFVVKGRDDKHYLRAGKFATVLVLIASGLAAYFTTSVTEAFKFVIAFGAGTGPVYILRWFWWRINAWSEISAMIASSVITVALFSAGPIYFGLKLLIITFGSMAIWLTATFLTKPAPMGQLIEFYRRTSPPGFWGPVAQHCREHGLLLPKTLSLKTPARGFVWGFLFVFGMTLGLGYLLMLNTLGAVVWFVLMIAGFWGLRKDGYLRTS; this is translated from the coding sequence ATGCTTTCCTCGCTTGACTGGACCATTATCATCGGATATAATCTCCTGAGCCTTGCGGTCGGCATTGCGATGACGCGCCGTGCGCACCGGTCCACCGAGGAGTATTTTCTGGCCGGCCGGGCGTTGCCATGGTGGATTGCGGGGACCTCGATGGTGGCCACAAGTTTCAGCTGCGACACTCCATTATATGTAACCAAACTGGTGCGCACAATCGGCATCTACGAGAACTGGCAGTGGTGGTGCTTCGGGATCGGCTCGCTGTTCTCGGCATTCTTTCTGGCTCCCTTGTGGAGGCGCGCCAAGGTTTTGACCGACGTGGAGTTGACAGAGCTGCGCTATGGGCACACCCCGATCACGCGCGGCCTCCGCGGGTTTCGCGCGCTCTGGCTCGCACTGCCGATTAATGTCATTGCTATGGGCTGGGTATTTCTGGCACTTGCGAAAATCATGAACGCGGCCATCGGCTGGGACAAGGTTGAGACGATTGCGCTGTTTGCAGGGCTGGCCTTTGTCTATACAATGCTCTCGGGACTCTGGGGCGTCGCACTAACCGATATGGTGCAGTATATCCTTGCGCAGATTGGCGCGATCGCCTTCGCGGTGTTTGCCGTGCGCGAGGTCGGCGGTCTTGCGGTCTTGCACACGACTCTGATTGAGCGCGGCGAAGCGGCCAAACTCGCACTGGTTCCCGACCCGGGCACCTCGGCGCTGGCGTCTGCGGATTTCTGGACGCCTGCGTTCCTGGGTTTTCTCGTGTATTCTGGTGTCACTTGGTGGGCCAACGTCAACAGCGACGGCGGCGGCAAAATCATTCAAAGACAAAACGCGTGCAAGAACGAGCAGCATGCGTTTCTCGCCACATTGTGGTATAGCCTCACAAATCTGGCCTTTCGCACGTGGCCGTGGGTGCTCGTCGCACTCTGCACTCTCATTGCCTATCCTGTGCTCGATGATCACGAAATGGCCTATCCCAAATTGATGATGGAGGTCATGCCCTCGGGCTGGCTGGGGCTGATGGTCGCGTCGCTGCTGGCCGCATTTATGAGCACGGTTTCGACGCAGTTGAATTGGGGTGCGAGCTATCTGGTGCATGACTTTTACCGGCACTTTGTGGTCAAGGGCCGCGATGATAAGCACTATTTGCGTGCGGGGAAATTCGCTACGGTGCTGGTGTTGATTGCCTCGGGACTTGCAGCTTACTTTACCACGAGCGTCACCGAGGCCTTCAAGTTTGTCATCGCTTTCGGCGCGGGAACCGGACCCGTGTATATACTGAGATGGTTCTGGTGGCGCATCAACGCATGGAGCGAAATCTCCGCGATGATTGCCTCGAGCGTGATTACGGTCGCGCTCTTCAGCGCGGGGCCGATCTATTTCGGGTTGAAGCTCTTGATCATTACCTTCGGCTCAATGGCGATTTGGCTTACGGCAACCTTCCTGACGAAACCCGCCCCGATGGGCCAACTGATAGAGTTTTATCGCCGCACGTCGCCGCCGGGCTTCTGGGGTCCTGTCGCGCAGCATTGCCGCGAGCACGGCTTGCTGCTGCCGAAAACCCTGTCATTGAAAACTCCCGCGCGCGGATTTGTGTGGGGCTTTCTGTTCGTTTTCGGAATGACACTTGGGCTGGGTTATCTTCTGATGCTCAACACTCTCGGGGCCGTAGTGTGGTTCGTGCTGATGATCGCAGGCTTCTGGGGGCTGAGGAAAGACGGGTATTTGAGAACATCATGA
- a CDS encoding RNA methyltransferase, translating into MTDLLAPTRKQVAEWAKLSQKKFRRESGLFLIEGEVCVREALAAKAVDCLIVLTGEEERWEDISRAHPKTLSYKLNTDAFRRVSQVEAAQGIAAIGKQFKLRPRASGVTLLCEQVSDPGNCGALLRVADFFGVSELILGSGSADVWNEKVVRGSMGSLFHQPVREVADLAGFIRKWKGDSLALVAHGGTEINAPYEYKSPRLLVLGNETRGLSPELEKLCTHRLTLKPRGQAESLNLVTAAAVFCYALS; encoded by the coding sequence ATGACCGACCTCCTTGCTCCCACGCGCAAACAAGTTGCCGAATGGGCAAAACTTTCGCAGAAGAAGTTTCGCCGCGAATCGGGCCTGTTCCTGATTGAGGGCGAAGTTTGTGTGCGCGAAGCGCTCGCTGCGAAGGCGGTGGACTGTCTGATCGTGCTGACTGGAGAGGAGGAACGCTGGGAGGACATCTCGCGTGCGCATCCGAAGACTCTCTCGTATAAACTGAATACGGACGCGTTTCGCCGTGTTTCGCAGGTTGAAGCCGCGCAGGGGATAGCGGCCATCGGCAAGCAATTCAAACTGCGTCCACGCGCGAGCGGCGTCACTCTACTCTGTGAACAGGTCAGCGATCCGGGCAACTGCGGCGCGCTTCTGCGCGTGGCGGACTTCTTCGGCGTTTCGGAACTGATTCTCGGATCAGGGTCAGCAGATGTATGGAATGAGAAAGTCGTGCGCGGCTCGATGGGCTCGCTGTTTCATCAACCGGTTCGCGAAGTCGCGGATCTGGCCGGGTTCATCAGGAAATGGAAAGGCGACTCGCTCGCACTCGTCGCACACGGCGGAACCGAGATCAACGCGCCATATGAATACAAGTCCCCAAGACTGTTGGTGTTGGGCAATGAAACGCGCGGGCTGTCGCCGGAACTTGAGAAGCTTTGCACACACCGACTAACCCTGAAGCCTCGTGGACAGGCCGAGAGTTTGAATCTCGTCACAGCGGCAGCCGTGTTCTGTTATGCGCTGAGTTAG
- a CDS encoding SpoIID/LytB domain-containing protein produces MLSVSIGLLWNEPEIAGTLNGSFSAQCFTDCNRWLDLPDVSGELRAREGRSQPQPLRWAIRLGECFTQTDAERLLAKVESAELSARGEILEAGMQWETRLGMLDNRVWWPVIRLDSRDDTRDVMTELRAFQAIGLTLVRLTRPEMKTRVALTLGDFSSDCVRLKLTPRSASATFTLNHVPIGRGFHWERREPLTYRGELELFATPDGGLSAANRLPLEQYVETAVGSEMRHDLPAAFSQAQAVAARSTVLATANRHHYSDGFDLCHDDHCQCYQGTIREANAVIEPIRATSGAVLIYSNRVADARYAKSCGGVSDYYSEVWGEAEPGYFAVRPCGEFPLPDLSDETNVEEFLFAPPHAYCNPDDYPYPHPWNEDKLFRWTREYSKPALGELFARKTGISVGAIRTLHVEHRSPSGRITILEVHGDAGHATLYGELEIRRALSDSHLPSSCFVAKVSEETITLHGGGWGHGVGLCQLGAVAMAKAGWTVEKILAHYYPNTQLQKI; encoded by the coding sequence ATGCTCTCCGTCTCTATTGGCCTACTCTGGAATGAACCCGAAATCGCTGGCACGCTGAACGGCAGCTTTTCGGCGCAATGTTTCACCGATTGCAATCGCTGGCTGGACTTGCCGGACGTGTCGGGGGAATTGCGAGCGCGTGAAGGGCGTTCGCAGCCACAGCCATTGCGGTGGGCAATCAGGTTGGGAGAGTGCTTCACGCAAACGGATGCGGAACGACTCCTCGCAAAAGTGGAAAGCGCGGAACTGAGTGCGCGTGGCGAGATACTCGAAGCGGGAATGCAGTGGGAGACACGACTTGGCATGCTCGACAATCGCGTCTGGTGGCCCGTCATCAGACTGGATTCGCGCGACGATACGCGGGATGTGATGACAGAATTGCGCGCGTTTCAGGCGATCGGCCTGACGCTCGTTCGATTGACGCGGCCGGAAATGAAGACGCGCGTTGCGCTGACGCTCGGTGACTTCTCGAGTGACTGCGTTCGCCTGAAGCTGACTCCGCGCAGCGCGTCTGCGACCTTCACCCTCAATCATGTGCCGATCGGACGGGGCTTTCATTGGGAACGCCGCGAACCGCTGACCTATCGAGGTGAGTTGGAACTCTTCGCAACGCCGGACGGCGGACTTAGCGCCGCGAATCGCCTGCCGCTCGAGCAATATGTCGAAACGGCTGTTGGCAGCGAGATGCGTCATGATTTGCCGGCGGCATTTTCACAGGCGCAAGCCGTAGCCGCGCGTTCGACGGTGCTTGCGACCGCAAACCGTCATCACTACAGCGACGGTTTTGATTTATGTCACGATGATCATTGTCAATGTTATCAGGGGACGATCCGCGAAGCGAACGCAGTCATCGAGCCGATTCGTGCAACCAGCGGCGCGGTGCTCATCTATTCCAATCGAGTTGCCGACGCGCGCTATGCAAAATCGTGCGGCGGCGTGAGTGACTATTACAGTGAAGTATGGGGTGAAGCCGAACCGGGCTATTTTGCTGTTCGGCCCTGCGGAGAATTTCCGTTGCCGGACTTGAGCGATGAGACAAACGTGGAAGAGTTCTTGTTCGCGCCGCCGCACGCCTATTGCAATCCGGATGACTATCCCTATCCGCATCCATGGAATGAAGATAAGTTGTTTCGTTGGACGCGTGAATATAGTAAGCCTGCGCTCGGTGAGCTTTTCGCACGGAAAACAGGTATTTCTGTTGGCGCAATTCGAACGCTTCACGTGGAACATCGCAGCCCGTCCGGACGTATCACCATCCTTGAAGTGCACGGAGATGCGGGCCATGCAACGCTTTACGGAGAATTGGAAATTCGTCGCGCGCTTTCCGACTCGCATTTGCCGTCCTCCTGCTTCGTTGCGAAAGTTTCCGAAGAAACAATTACATTGCACGGCGGAGGCTGGGGACACGGCGTCGGATTATGCCAGTTAGGCGCGGTGGCCATGGCTAAAGCCGGTTGGACTGTCGAGAAGATTCTTGCCCATTACTACCCAAACACGCAACTTCAGAAGATTTAG
- a CDS encoding cation:proton antiporter → MNTALVIAFVGALVFLAHLFVGLFRRTRVPDVLLLTVIGLVIGPWLKIVSVDDFGNVGPVFTVVALIVMLFEGGIGMHLHDLRRSLRGATNLTFAAFLTSMTVASLCGIFWMKLGILEGIMFGSIVAGTASAVVIPLARSLDLHQETRAMLVLESALTDVLCIVVMLGILKAYSTGAVNPVEIILRIALGFGPSIIFGVIAGVVWSYLLSWTREIHNSIFMTPAFVFVVYGLAELAQMSGAISALAFGVTLGNIEGLKLGWLTKRLPSEPIALTEKEKSFFSDVVFLVKTFFFVYIGLAIRFDNFEHTLIGAGLTVLIFVVRLPVVRIVAPKTMVPHDAALVSTMAPRGLAAAALASIPLQAGVPGGEMIQNVVYSLVLSSILLNAVMVLLVERTPFGKVLDWIFTTRANKSVGNTQPGP, encoded by the coding sequence ATGAATACCGCACTCGTCATAGCCTTTGTCGGTGCGCTGGTGTTTCTGGCGCATCTGTTTGTAGGGCTGTTCCGTCGCACTCGTGTGCCGGATGTGCTCTTGTTGACGGTAATCGGGCTGGTCATCGGGCCGTGGCTGAAGATCGTTTCAGTGGATGACTTTGGGAATGTCGGTCCGGTCTTCACGGTTGTTGCGCTGATCGTGATGCTGTTTGAAGGCGGCATCGGGATGCATCTGCACGACTTGCGGCGCTCGCTGCGTGGAGCAACGAACCTCACGTTTGCGGCCTTTCTGACCAGCATGACCGTTGCCTCGCTGTGCGGAATCTTCTGGATGAAACTCGGGATTCTGGAAGGAATCATGTTTGGATCCATCGTGGCGGGAACGGCGTCCGCGGTGGTGATTCCGCTGGCACGCAGTTTGGACCTGCATCAGGAGACGCGAGCGATGCTCGTGCTCGAGTCAGCTTTGACGGACGTGCTCTGCATCGTTGTGATGCTTGGAATTCTGAAGGCTTACAGCACAGGCGCGGTGAATCCGGTGGAGATTATCCTGCGCATCGCTTTGGGTTTCGGGCCGTCAATCATCTTCGGCGTCATCGCGGGAGTCGTCTGGTCCTATCTGCTGAGCTGGACACGGGAGATTCACAACTCGATATTCATGACACCCGCCTTCGTGTTTGTGGTATACGGCTTAGCGGAACTCGCTCAAATGTCCGGCGCGATTTCCGCGCTGGCGTTTGGTGTGACGCTTGGGAACATCGAAGGGCTCAAGCTTGGGTGGCTCACAAAGCGGCTGCCCTCAGAGCCGATTGCGCTGACCGAGAAGGAGAAGAGTTTCTTCAGCGATGTCGTTTTCTTGGTCAAGACCTTCTTCTTTGTATACATTGGCTTGGCGATACGATTTGATAATTTCGAACACACCTTGATCGGGGCTGGCCTCACCGTATTGATCTTTGTTGTCCGTCTGCCTGTGGTTCGGATAGTAGCGCCGAAAACGATGGTTCCGCATGACGCGGCCTTAGTGAGCACAATGGCACCACGCGGGCTGGCCGCCGCTGCGCTTGCTTCCATTCCGCTGCAGGCGGGAGTCCCCGGCGGTGAAATGATTCAGAATGTGGTGTATTCGCTCGTGCTGAGCAGCATTTTGCTGAACGCGGTGATGGTGCTGCTCGTCGAACGCACCCCCTTCGGGAAAGTTCTTGATTGGATCTTTACGACGCGGGCAAACAAATCGGTAGGAAACACTCAGCCCGGTCCATAA
- a CDS encoding TatD family hydrolase, producing the protein MIDTHCHLYYEHFADDLDDVLARARAAGVSRAITIAVDRETGEQCLDIVNRFPGQVYCAIGVHPSETDRIFEPDLDWIEAAVGDPAVVAVGEIGLDIYRGETNLREQELLFERMLDLAKRVSLPVVIHHRSAGTRTIEMVEAAGMERGVFHCFSEDYTYARRVLDQGLLISFTGNITYKNSALPELARRLPLDKLLLETDAPFMAPVPFRGKRAEPAHVREIAIKLSEIHGVTLETVIRQTTQTAEELFFRDPRVRIGT; encoded by the coding sequence ATGATAGACACACACTGCCATCTCTATTACGAACATTTCGCCGACGATCTTGATGATGTGCTGGCGCGCGCACGCGCCGCAGGCGTGTCTCGCGCCATCACCATCGCTGTCGATCGCGAAACAGGCGAACAGTGCCTCGACATTGTGAATCGTTTTCCCGGACAGGTCTACTGCGCGATTGGAGTTCATCCAAGCGAAACGGACCGGATCTTCGAACCGGATCTCGATTGGATTGAGGCAGCGGTCGGAGATCCTGCAGTGGTTGCGGTCGGTGAAATCGGACTTGACATCTATCGCGGTGAGACAAATTTACGAGAGCAGGAGTTGCTTTTCGAACGCATGCTCGATCTGGCGAAGCGCGTGAGCCTGCCGGTAGTGATTCATCACCGCTCTGCGGGCACCCGCACCATTGAGATGGTCGAGGCAGCAGGTATGGAGCGTGGCGTTTTCCATTGTTTTTCTGAAGATTACACATATGCGCGACGTGTGCTTGATCAGGGACTTCTGATTTCGTTTACAGGAAATATTACCTACAAGAACTCCGCGCTGCCGGAGCTTGCGAGACGCCTTCCACTCGATAAACTACTGCTGGAAACGGATGCTCCGTTCATGGCTCCTGTTCCTTTTAGAGGGAAACGGGCTGAACCTGCGCACGTGCGAGAAATAGCCATAAAACTGTCAGAAATACATGGGGTTACACTGGAAACAGTCATTCGACAGACTACACAGACCGCAGAAGAGCTGTTTTTCCGGGATCCGAGAGTCAGAATTGGGACATAG